One genomic region from Chloroflexia bacterium SDU3-3 encodes:
- a CDS encoding branched-chain amino acid transaminase: MPMNATKYIWFNGSLVPWEQATVHVMTHALHYGSSVFEGVRAYSTPSGPAIFRLKPHTRRLFDSAKIYRMEPAFTQDQINEACKTVVRENGLKSAYLRPLIWRGYGEVGVFPLKNPVEVMVAAVEWGAYLGEEALENGVDVGVSSWTRLAPNTIPTMAKAGGNYLSSQLIVMEAVRNGYSEGISLDINGMISEGSGENLFLIRDGIIYTPPITAATLPGITRDSVLTLAKHLGYEVREQNLPRELLYLADELFFTGTAAEISPIRSVDGVTIGAGKRGPITTALQQAFFGLFSGETEDRWGWLDYV, encoded by the coding sequence ATGCCGATGAATGCGACCAAGTATATCTGGTTCAATGGCTCGCTGGTGCCCTGGGAGCAGGCCACAGTGCACGTGATGACCCACGCGCTGCACTACGGCTCCTCGGTGTTCGAGGGCGTGCGGGCCTACAGCACCCCCAGCGGCCCGGCGATCTTTCGGCTGAAGCCGCACACCCGCCGCCTGTTCGACTCGGCCAAGATCTACCGCATGGAGCCAGCCTTCACGCAGGACCAGATCAACGAGGCCTGCAAGACGGTGGTGCGCGAGAACGGCCTGAAGAGCGCCTACCTGCGCCCGCTGATCTGGCGCGGCTACGGCGAGGTGGGCGTGTTCCCGCTGAAGAACCCCGTCGAGGTGATGGTGGCGGCGGTGGAGTGGGGCGCGTACCTGGGCGAGGAGGCGCTGGAGAACGGCGTGGATGTGGGCGTCTCGTCGTGGACGCGGCTGGCCCCCAACACCATCCCCACGATGGCCAAGGCAGGCGGCAACTACCTCTCGTCGCAGCTGATCGTGATGGAGGCCGTGCGCAACGGCTACAGCGAGGGCATCTCGCTCGACATCAACGGCATGATCTCCGAAGGCTCGGGCGAGAACCTGTTCCTCATCCGCGACGGTATCATCTACACCCCGCCGATCACGGCGGCCACGCTGCCCGGCATCACCCGCGACAGCGTGCTGACCCTGGCCAAGCACCTTGGCTACGAGGTGCGCGAGCAGAACCTGCCGCGCGAGCTGCTCTACCTGGCCGACGAGCTGTTCTTCACCGGCACCGCCGCCGAGATCTCGCCCATCCGCTCGGTCGATGGCGTGACCATCGGCGCGGGCAAGCGCGGCCCGATCACCACCGCCCTGCAGCAGGCCTTCTTTGGCCTGTTCAGCGGCGAGACCGAGGACCGCTGGGGCTGGCTGGACTACGTATAA
- the leuC gene encoding 3-isopropylmalate dehydratase large subunit has product MTAPRTLFEKIWDAHTVRAQTAETPAVLYIDLHLIHEVTSPQAFTELRARGLKVRRPSQTMATMDHSTPTTPRNAQGIIPVLDAQGAAQLEQLERNCQEFGIPLYKLGTQNQGIVHVIGPEQGLTQPGMTIVCGDSHTSTHGAFGALAFGIGTSEVAHVLATQCLIQSKPKTMEIRVDGRLAKGVTAKDIILAIIAKIGVGGGTGYVFEYTGEAIRALSMEERLTICNMSIEGGARAGLIAPDETTIEYVKGRPFAPQGEEWEKAVAYWRTLPSDPGATYDAQVVIDANELTPMITYGTNPGMGMPITGSIPTVEELSDPAQRTGLDKALRYMGLQQGQKLLGQKINMVFLGSCTNSRISDLREAAKLLKGHKVASGVRMMVVPGSQQVKRQAEAEGLHEIFREAGAEWREAGCSACLAMNGDMVPSGEYCVSTSNRNFEGRQGPGSRTFLASPVTAVASAINGAVTDPRELLS; this is encoded by the coding sequence ATGACCGCACCTCGCACCCTCTTCGAGAAGATATGGGATGCCCACACCGTCCGGGCGCAGACAGCCGAGACCCCGGCGGTGCTCTATATCGACCTGCACCTCATCCACGAGGTCACCTCGCCCCAGGCCTTCACCGAGCTGCGCGCGCGCGGCCTGAAGGTGCGCCGCCCCTCGCAGACCATGGCCACCATGGACCACTCGACGCCGACCACGCCGCGCAACGCCCAGGGTATCATCCCCGTGCTGGATGCGCAGGGCGCGGCCCAGCTGGAGCAGCTGGAGCGCAACTGCCAGGAGTTCGGCATCCCGCTGTACAAGCTGGGCACCCAGAACCAGGGCATCGTGCATGTGATCGGGCCGGAGCAGGGCCTGACTCAGCCGGGCATGACCATTGTCTGCGGCGACTCGCACACCTCCACCCACGGCGCGTTCGGCGCGCTGGCCTTCGGCATCGGCACTTCCGAGGTGGCGCACGTGCTGGCCACCCAGTGCCTCATTCAGTCGAAGCCCAAGACTATGGAGATCCGCGTGGACGGGCGGCTGGCCAAGGGCGTAACGGCCAAGGACATCATCCTGGCGATCATCGCCAAGATCGGCGTGGGCGGCGGCACCGGCTACGTGTTCGAGTACACCGGCGAGGCCATCCGCGCCCTCTCGATGGAGGAGCGCCTGACGATCTGCAACATGTCGATCGAGGGCGGCGCGCGCGCGGGCCTGATCGCCCCCGACGAGACCACCATCGAGTACGTGAAGGGCCGCCCCTTCGCCCCCCAGGGCGAGGAGTGGGAGAAGGCCGTGGCCTACTGGCGCACGCTGCCATCCGACCCGGGCGCGACCTACGATGCCCAGGTGGTGATCGACGCCAACGAGCTGACGCCCATGATTACCTACGGCACCAACCCCGGCATGGGCATGCCGATCACCGGCAGTATCCCCACGGTGGAGGAGCTGAGCGACCCGGCCCAGCGCACCGGCCTGGATAAGGCGCTGCGCTACATGGGCCTGCAGCAGGGCCAGAAGCTGCTGGGCCAGAAGATCAACATGGTCTTCCTCGGCTCGTGCACCAACTCGCGCATCAGCGACCTGCGCGAGGCCGCCAAGCTGCTTAAGGGCCACAAGGTGGCTAGCGGCGTGCGCATGATGGTGGTGCCCGGCTCACAGCAGGTCAAGCGCCAGGCCGAGGCCGAGGGCCTGCACGAGATCTTCCGCGAGGCCGGTGCCGAGTGGCGCGAGGCTGGCTGCAGCGCCTGCCTGGCCATGAACGGCGACATGGTGCCCTCGGGCGAGTACTGCGTCTCGACCTCGAACCGCAACTTCGAGGGCCGCCAAGGCCCCGGCAGCCGCACCTTCCTGGCCAGCCCGGTGACGGCGGTCGCCTCGGCGATCAACGGCGCTGTGACCGACCCGCGCGAGCTTCTGAGCTAG
- the leuD gene encoding 3-isopropylmalate dehydratase small subunit translates to MESITTFEAKIAALPVSDIDTDQIIPARFLKTTNKAGLGDGLFSDWRYNADGTPKPDFVLNRPDVQGAQVLIAGNNFGCGSSREHAPWALTGYGFKAVVSTFFADIFKSNALKNGLVPIVVDEDTLYQLFSLFEEDPSTTVVVDIPNQALVLPGGQTVKFPIDPFAKHCLVHGVDQMGFLLNEDSAISEFESARTPRVQTVA, encoded by the coding sequence ATGGAATCTATCACGACGTTTGAGGCGAAGATCGCGGCGCTGCCGGTGAGCGACATCGACACCGACCAGATCATCCCCGCCCGCTTCCTGAAGACCACCAACAAGGCTGGCCTGGGCGACGGCCTGTTCTCCGACTGGCGCTACAACGCCGACGGCACGCCCAAGCCCGACTTCGTGCTGAACCGCCCCGATGTGCAGGGCGCGCAGGTGCTGATCGCGGGCAACAACTTCGGCTGCGGCTCCTCGCGCGAGCACGCGCCGTGGGCGCTCACCGGCTATGGCTTCAAGGCTGTGGTCAGCACCTTCTTCGCCGACATCTTCAAGTCCAACGCGCTGAAGAACGGCCTGGTGCCGATCGTGGTCGATGAGGACACGCTCTACCAGCTGTTCAGCCTGTTCGAGGAAGACCCCAGCACCACAGTGGTGGTGGACATCCCCAACCAGGCGCTGGTGCTGCCCGGCGGCCAGACCGTGAAGTTCCCGATCGACCCCTTCGCCAAGCACTGCCTGGTGCACGGCGTGGACCAGATGGGCTTCCTGCTGAACGAGGACTCCGCGATCAGCGAGTTTGAGTCCGCCCGGACGCCACGCGTGCAGACGGTGGCCTAG
- a CDS encoding YqhA family protein: MVGRVVGASRYLLIVAVICLFAAALALLIFGAYETYHLLSALLTSAIASGEAKKLILACIELADLFLLATVLYITAAGLYELFIDDKLPLLPSWLVIHDLDDLKSKLIGVVVVVLGVLFLGQVVSWDGSRDLLGYGAAIALMIGALTYFLAQNHKHDEDKKAE; encoded by the coding sequence ATGGTTGGTCGGGTTGTTGGGGCGAGCCGCTACCTGCTGATCGTGGCAGTGATCTGCCTGTTCGCCGCCGCGCTGGCGCTGCTGATCTTCGGTGCGTACGAGACGTACCACCTGCTGAGCGCCCTGCTCACATCCGCCATCGCCTCGGGCGAGGCCAAGAAGCTGATCCTGGCCTGCATCGAGCTGGCCGACCTGTTCCTGCTGGCCACGGTGCTCTATATCACGGCGGCGGGCCTCTACGAGCTGTTCATCGACGACAAGCTGCCGCTGCTGCCATCCTGGCTGGTCATCCACGATCTGGACGACCTGAAGAGCAAGCTGATCGGCGTGGTGGTGGTGGTGCTGGGCGTGCTGTTCCTGGGCCAGGTGGTCTCGTGGGATGGCTCGCGCGACCTGCTGGGCTACGGCGCGGCCATCGCCCTGATGATCGGCGCGCTGACCTACTTCCTCGCGCAGAACCACAAGCACGACGAGGACAAGAAGGCCGAGTGA
- the leuB gene encoding 3-isopropylmalate dehydrogenase, with protein sequence MHANIALLPGDGIGPEVVAEGVRVLDAVAARFGHAFETQSALIGGCAIDAQGTALPAETVALCQAADAVLLGAVGGPKWDDPNAKVRPEQGLLGIRKALGLFANLRPVAIRPELVAASPLRPERLAGVDMLVVRELTGGSYFGEKRREQLPDGSESALDACVYTTAEIERVVRAAAEMARARRGKLTSVDKANVMETSRLWRSVTTRVMREEYPDVQLDHILVDACAMYLISRPASFDVIVTENMFGDILTDEASMLAGSMGMLPSASLGSGKRTGADGSETAMGLYEPIHGSAPDIAGKGIANPLATILSTALLLRYSLGLEAEAKAVEDAVNAVLADGVVTGDVAAPGAKSYSTTEVGAAVVARLSA encoded by the coding sequence ATGCATGCGAATATTGCACTTCTCCCCGGCGACGGCATCGGCCCCGAGGTGGTTGCCGAGGGCGTGCGGGTGCTGGATGCCGTGGCGGCCCGCTTCGGCCATGCCTTCGAGACCCAGAGCGCCCTGATCGGCGGCTGCGCCATCGATGCCCAGGGCACCGCGCTGCCCGCCGAGACCGTGGCGCTCTGCCAGGCCGCCGACGCGGTGCTGCTGGGCGCGGTGGGCGGCCCCAAGTGGGATGACCCCAACGCCAAGGTGCGCCCCGAGCAGGGCCTGCTGGGCATCCGCAAGGCCCTGGGCCTGTTTGCCAACCTGCGCCCGGTGGCCATCCGCCCCGAGCTAGTGGCCGCATCGCCGCTGCGCCCCGAGCGCCTGGCGGGCGTGGACATGCTGGTGGTGCGCGAGCTGACCGGCGGCAGCTACTTTGGCGAGAAGCGCCGCGAGCAGCTGCCCGACGGCAGCGAGTCGGCGCTGGATGCCTGCGTGTACACCACCGCCGAGATCGAGCGCGTGGTGCGCGCCGCCGCCGAGATGGCCCGCGCGCGGCGCGGCAAGCTCACCTCGGTCGATAAGGCCAACGTGATGGAGACCTCGCGCCTGTGGCGCAGCGTGACCACCCGCGTGATGCGCGAGGAGTACCCGGATGTGCAGCTCGACCACATCCTGGTGGATGCCTGCGCGATGTACCTGATCAGCCGCCCGGCCAGTTTCGACGTGATCGTCACCGAGAACATGTTCGGCGACATCCTGACCGACGAGGCATCCATGCTGGCCGGGTCGATGGGCATGCTGCCCTCGGCCTCGCTCGGCTCGGGTAAGCGCACCGGGGCCGACGGCAGCGAGACGGCCATGGGCCTCTACGAGCCGATCCACGGCTCGGCCCCCGACATCGCGGGCAAGGGCATCGCCAACCCGCTGGCCACCATCCTCAGCACCGCGCTGCTGCTGCGCTACTCGCTGGGGCTGGAGGCCGAGGCCAAGGCGGTGGAGGATGCTGTCAACGCCGTGCTGGCCGATGGCGTGGTGACGGGCGATGTGGCCGCGCCAGGGGCCAAGAGCTACAGCACCACCGAGGTGGGCGCTGCGGTGGTGGCCCGCCTGAGCGCGTAG
- the purU gene encoding formyltetrahydrofolate deformylase, translating to MSDSAILLISCPDRKGIVAGVADFLYSHNANILHADQHQDAALDLFFMRVEWALDDFALDLDAFPAQFAPLAERFQMRWRLARSSQPTRMALFVSRYTHCLADLLYRAHSGELNCSIPLIIGNSREGEELATFYRVPFFHIPVTAQTKAEAEARQQALLDEHGVDLIVLARYMQILSPEFVARYTRRIINVHHSFLPAFSGARPYQRAFERGVKLIGATSHYVTDELDEGPIIEQDVARVTHRNQVEDLVRKGRDLENLVLARAVRWHTEHRIVVFANKTVVFD from the coding sequence ATGAGCGACTCCGCAATCCTGCTTATCTCCTGCCCCGACCGCAAGGGCATCGTCGCGGGCGTGGCCGACTTTCTCTACAGCCACAACGCCAACATCCTGCACGCCGACCAGCACCAGGATGCCGCGCTCGACCTGTTTTTTATGCGCGTCGAGTGGGCGCTGGATGACTTCGCGCTGGATCTGGACGCCTTCCCCGCCCAGTTCGCGCCGCTGGCCGAGCGCTTCCAGATGCGCTGGCGGCTCGCGCGGTCGAGCCAGCCCACCCGCATGGCCCTGTTCGTCTCGCGCTACACCCACTGCCTGGCCGATCTGCTCTACCGCGCCCACAGCGGCGAGCTGAACTGCAGCATCCCGCTGATCATCGGCAACTCGCGCGAGGGCGAGGAGCTGGCCACCTTCTACCGCGTGCCGTTCTTCCACATCCCGGTGACGGCCCAGACCAAGGCCGAGGCCGAGGCGCGCCAGCAGGCCCTGCTGGATGAGCACGGCGTCGACCTGATCGTGCTGGCCCGCTACATGCAGATCCTCTCGCCCGAGTTCGTGGCGCGCTACACACGCCGGATCATCAACGTGCACCACTCGTTTCTGCCGGCGTTCAGCGGGGCCAGGCCCTACCAGCGGGCCTTCGAGCGCGGCGTGAAGCTGATCGGCGCGACCAGCCACTATGTGACCGACGAGCTTGACGAGGGGCCGATTATCGAGCAAGATGTGGCCCGCGTGACCCACCGCAACCAGGTCGAGGATCTAGTGCGCAAGGGCCGCGACCTGGAGAATCTAGTGCTGGCGCGGGCCGTGCGCTGGCACACCGAGCACCGCATCGTGGTGTTCGCCAACAAGACTGTGGTCTTCGACTAG
- a CDS encoding glycosyltransferase: MPSLTLLTPFPPNPPHAGGTAHIFQLSRQLAHAYDLSLYTLADAPAEVRWGPMAQWCADARAFPRGRGAAPGLRPASPADPPAARQDRSPALAAFLRERWRDAPPDVVQLEFSTMAQYAPLARAAGALAVCTAHNVAFLAQLRRARQERDMLLRMRRFAGALSLWQYELRALRWCDLVLTLSEVDAAALRRWLPRLPVAYVPSGIDLGAWPPCFSPQREGEVLFVGNYAHPPNAEGALWLAREVWPLVRRACPAARLTLAGRAPSPAIQALAAADVRVPGTVDDLRPLYASASAVVAPIFWGSGVRIKLLEALACGVPVVTTALAAEGIALAHGESALFAETPEAFAAAIVRLLADPQLRAHIGAGGRAVAERDYDWAQIGRRLVGMYAALRGQGER; encoded by the coding sequence ATGCCAAGCCTGACGCTGCTCACCCCCTTCCCGCCCAACCCGCCCCACGCTGGCGGCACCGCGCATATCTTCCAGCTCTCGCGGCAGCTGGCCCACGCCTACGATCTGTCGCTCTACACCCTGGCCGATGCGCCCGCCGAGGTGCGCTGGGGGCCGATGGCCCAGTGGTGCGCCGACGCGCGGGCCTTCCCGCGCGGGCGTGGCGCGGCCCCTGGCCTGCGGCCCGCATCCCCCGCCGACCCGCCCGCCGCCCGCCAGGACCGCTCGCCCGCCCTGGCCGCATTTCTGCGCGAGCGCTGGCGGGACGCGCCGCCGGATGTGGTGCAGCTGGAGTTCAGCACCATGGCCCAGTACGCGCCGCTGGCCCGCGCCGCCGGGGCCTTGGCCGTCTGCACCGCGCACAACGTGGCCTTCCTAGCCCAGCTGCGCCGCGCCCGCCAGGAGCGCGACATGCTGCTGCGCATGCGGCGTTTCGCGGGGGCGCTGAGCCTGTGGCAGTACGAGCTGCGCGCGCTGCGCTGGTGCGACCTGGTGCTGACCCTCAGCGAGGTGGACGCCGCCGCGCTGCGCCGCTGGCTGCCGCGCCTGCCGGTGGCCTATGTGCCCTCGGGCATCGACCTGGGCGCGTGGCCGCCCTGCTTCAGCCCGCAGCGCGAGGGCGAGGTGCTGTTCGTGGGCAACTACGCCCACCCGCCCAACGCCGAGGGCGCGCTGTGGCTGGCCCGCGAGGTCTGGCCGCTGGTGCGCCGCGCCTGCCCCGCCGCCCGCCTCACGCTGGCCGGTCGCGCGCCCTCCCCCGCCATCCAGGCCCTGGCCGCCGCCGACGTGCGCGTGCCCGGCACGGTGGACGACCTACGCCCGCTCTACGCCAGCGCCAGTGCGGTGGTGGCCCCGATCTTCTGGGGCAGCGGGGTGCGCATCAAGCTGCTGGAGGCGCTGGCCTGCGGCGTGCCTGTGGTCACCACCGCGCTGGCCGCCGAGGGCATCGCCCTGGCCCACGGCGAGAGCGCGCTGTTCGCCGAGACCCCCGAGGCCTTCGCCGCCGCCATCGTGCGGCTGCTGGCCGACCCGCAGCTGCGCGCCCACATCGGCGCGGGCGGTCGCGCCGTGGCCGAGCGCGACTACGACTGGGCGCAGATCGGGCGGCGGCTGGTTGGCATGTACGCCGCGCTGCGCGGACAGGGCGAGCGCTAA
- a CDS encoding glycosyltransferase: MGSLRAFAAAPLWYNAPILLARERQNVPANPNPPAVAVVIPSLDGQVEPLLASIRAQTVQPAEVVVSQGVRPNGKARNQGVARTSAPILVFVDDDAVLGDPHVIERLVAPLLADPTIGVTGASKLLPPDAPPFQRWAAREVARVVHPVVEAPLETNPDPPSFYSEITTTCCAMRRAVFDEAGGFDDGLLRGVDTEFFVRVRRLPPAYRFVLVPRCWAYHPAPASFAKLMRKQFLYGVGAAQEVRRDPSRARGRYFHTPLHALAFLLLRTAVVLPNIFLPYSYAAPLWRPGFKPLKALASYASALGYVWGWYRQRG, encoded by the coding sequence ATTGGTTCCCTTCGCGCCTTCGCCGCCGCCCCGCTGTGGTACAATGCGCCCATCCTGCTAGCTAGAGAGCGACAGAACGTGCCCGCCAACCCCAACCCGCCCGCCGTGGCCGTCGTCATCCCCTCGCTGGATGGCCAGGTCGAGCCGCTGCTGGCCAGCATCCGCGCCCAGACCGTGCAGCCCGCCGAGGTGGTGGTCTCGCAGGGCGTGCGGCCCAACGGCAAGGCCCGCAACCAGGGCGTCGCCCGCACCAGCGCGCCTATCCTCGTGTTCGTCGACGACGACGCCGTGCTGGGCGACCCCCACGTGATCGAGCGGCTGGTCGCCCCGCTGCTGGCCGACCCCACCATCGGCGTCACCGGCGCGTCCAAGCTGCTGCCGCCCGACGCGCCGCCCTTCCAGCGCTGGGCCGCCCGCGAGGTGGCCCGCGTGGTCCACCCCGTGGTCGAGGCACCGCTGGAGACCAACCCCGACCCGCCCTCGTTCTACTCGGAGATCACCACCACCTGCTGCGCCATGCGCCGCGCCGTGTTCGACGAGGCGGGCGGCTTCGACGACGGCCTGCTGCGCGGCGTGGACACCGAGTTCTTCGTGCGGGTGCGGCGGCTGCCCCCGGCCTACCGCTTCGTGCTGGTGCCGCGCTGCTGGGCCTACCACCCTGCCCCGGCCAGCTTCGCCAAGCTCATGCGCAAGCAGTTCCTCTACGGCGTGGGCGCGGCCCAGGAGGTGCGGCGCGACCCCAGCCGCGCGCGCGGGCGCTACTTCCACACCCCGCTGCACGCCCTGGCCTTCCTGCTGCTGCGCACCGCCGTGGTGCTGCCCAACATCTTCCTGCCCTACTCCTACGCCGCGCCCTTGTGGCGGCCCGGCTTCAAGCCGCTCAAGGCGCTCGCCTCCTACGCCAGCGCGCTGGGCTACGTGTGGGGCTGGTACCGCCAGCGCGGCTAA
- a CDS encoding twitching motility protein PilT, producing the protein MIHATVRFHGELNDFLPRARRNAEIPYQSDGKVSIKDVVESLGVPHTEIEALVVGGQSVDLQFVLTEDTRAEVYPLAMAPSIPHVPLRPPIPTPRRFVLDTHLGTLASYLRMFGFDTLYRNDYDDDELAQVADEENRILLTRDRGLLKRGRVLFGYFVRETDPQRQIAEIVGRYSLQASIETLRRCIRCNGLLRPVSKESILDRLAPKTAAYYSEFSLCDSCDQIYWRGSHYEHMRNFIDTLLRGQA; encoded by the coding sequence ATGATACATGCAACTGTGCGCTTCCATGGCGAGCTAAACGACTTCCTGCCGCGCGCCCGCCGCAATGCCGAGATCCCCTACCAGTCCGATGGCAAGGTCTCGATCAAAGACGTCGTCGAGTCGCTGGGCGTGCCGCACACCGAGATCGAGGCACTGGTGGTCGGCGGCCAGTCGGTCGATCTCCAGTTCGTGCTCACCGAGGACACCCGCGCCGAGGTCTACCCGCTGGCGATGGCCCCATCCATCCCGCATGTGCCCCTGCGCCCGCCCATCCCCACGCCGCGCCGCTTCGTGCTGGACACCCACCTGGGCACGCTGGCATCCTACCTGCGCATGTTCGGCTTCGACACGCTCTACCGCAACGACTACGACGACGACGAGCTGGCCCAGGTGGCCGACGAGGAAAACCGCATTCTGCTGACCCGCGACCGTGGCCTGCTGAAGCGCGGGCGCGTGCTGTTCGGCTACTTCGTGCGCGAGACCGACCCGCAGCGCCAGATCGCCGAGATCGTGGGGCGCTACAGCCTGCAGGCCTCGATCGAGACCCTGCGCCGCTGCATCCGCTGCAACGGGCTGCTGCGCCCGGTCAGCAAAGAGTCGATCCTCGACCGACTTGCGCCCAAGACGGCGGCCTACTACAGCGAGTTCAGCCTGTGCGACAGCTGCGACCAGATCTACTGGCGCGGATCGCACTACGAGCACATGCGCAACTTCATCGATACGCTGCTGCGCGGGCAGGCCTAG
- a CDS encoding glycosyltransferase family 4 protein → MRIALDARCVADHFPGIGRYVYNLARALAELGAGHRLLLIHSPALPNTRHDMRALAALPGVELVPTDARLFRPGEQLAIPALLRRLRPDIYHAPYYIRPYAPLPCPSVTTLYDAIPHIFPREVSPRARLLFGALTRLAARSSHRIITISASARHDLCAAYGIDPSRITVTPLAADARFCPDPPQAEAALARYGLRPGYLLAVGSNKPHKNLPLLVESYATLGDDAPPLVLAGHWDARYPQAREAAARLGISQRVRFLSGVAEADLPALYAGAAVFAFPSRYEGFGLPPLEAMACGTPVVCGAVSSLPEVVGDAALLVRPLAAEPLAQALHDLLASPEQRAQLRQRGLAQAASFTWESTARRTLALYEQLA, encoded by the coding sequence ATGCGCATCGCCCTGGATGCCCGCTGCGTGGCCGATCACTTCCCCGGCATTGGCCGCTACGTGTACAACTTGGCCCGCGCCCTGGCCGAGCTGGGCGCGGGCCATCGGCTGCTGCTCATCCACAGCCCGGCCCTGCCTAACACCCGCCACGACATGCGCGCCCTGGCCGCGCTGCCCGGCGTCGAGCTGGTGCCGACCGATGCGCGGCTGTTCCGCCCCGGCGAGCAGCTGGCCATCCCCGCGCTGCTGCGGCGGCTGCGCCCCGACATCTACCACGCGCCCTACTACATCCGGCCCTACGCCCCGCTGCCCTGCCCCAGCGTCACCACGCTCTACGACGCCATCCCGCACATCTTCCCGCGCGAGGTCTCGCCCAGGGCGCGGCTGCTGTTCGGGGCGCTCACGCGGCTGGCCGCCCGCTCCTCGCACCGCATCATCACCATCTCGGCCAGCGCCCGCCACGACCTGTGCGCAGCCTACGGCATCGACCCTAGCCGCATCACCGTCACGCCGCTGGCCGCCGACGCCCGCTTCTGCCCCGACCCGCCGCAGGCCGAGGCCGCGCTGGCCCGCTACGGCCTGCGCCCCGGCTACCTGCTTGCGGTTGGCTCGAACAAGCCCCACAAGAACCTGCCGCTGCTGGTGGAATCCTACGCCACACTGGGCGACGATGCGCCGCCGCTGGTGCTGGCCGGGCATTGGGATGCCCGCTACCCCCAGGCCCGCGAGGCCGCCGCCCGCCTGGGCATTTCCCAGCGTGTGCGCTTCCTCAGCGGTGTGGCCGAGGCCGACCTGCCCGCGCTCTACGCCGGGGCCGCCGTTTTTGCCTTCCCCTCGCGCTACGAGGGCTTCGGCCTGCCCCCGCTGGAGGCCATGGCCTGCGGCACGCCGGTGGTGTGCGGCGCAGTCTCCAGCCTGCCCGAGGTGGTGGGCGATGCGGCCCTCCTTGTGCGCCCGCTTGCCGCCGAGCCGCTGGCCCAGGCCCTGCACGATCTGCTGGCATCCCCCGAGCAGCGCGCCCAGCTGCGCCAGCGCGGGCTCGCCCAGGCCGCCAGCTTCACCTGGGAATCTACCGCCCGCCGCACCCTTGCGCTCTACGAGCAGCTCGCCTAG
- a CDS encoding NAD(P)/FAD-dependent oxidoreductase codes for MERVQPYVDGARYDVIVIGGGAAGLSGALALARSRRAVLVVDGGQPRNAPASHMHNYLSRDGLPPGELLAIGREEVAGYGGQFVAQQVRGVRRLDGERLGFAVELADGAVAQARRLLVATGLVDELPDIPGVAERWGRDVLHCPYCHGWEVRDQAIGVVASGPQATHQALLFRQLSDDVALFTHTAPPLPDEQREQLEARGVAIIPGEVAALEIVNDRLSGVRMRSGERIARQALVIAPRFSARAGLLGALGLEPTPLEMGGHPLGSYIAADTTGATAVPGVWVAGNVADPMAQVITAAAAGLRVGAVINADLVAEEAAQAVAERRRT; via the coding sequence ATGGAGAGAGTACAGCCTTATGTAGATGGGGCACGCTACGATGTGATCGTGATCGGCGGGGGCGCGGCGGGGCTGAGCGGCGCGCTGGCCCTTGCCCGCTCGCGGCGCGCGGTGCTGGTAGTGGATGGCGGCCAGCCGCGCAATGCCCCGGCCAGCCACATGCACAACTACCTCTCGCGCGACGGCCTGCCGCCTGGCGAGCTGCTGGCTATCGGGCGGGAAGAGGTGGCGGGCTACGGCGGGCAGTTCGTCGCCCAGCAGGTGCGGGGCGTGCGCCGCCTGGATGGCGAGCGGCTGGGCTTCGCGGTGGAGCTGGCCGACGGCGCGGTGGCCCAGGCCCGCCGCCTGCTGGTGGCCACCGGCCTAGTCGACGAGCTGCCCGACATCCCCGGCGTGGCCGAGCGCTGGGGCCGCGACGTGCTGCACTGCCCCTACTGCCACGGCTGGGAGGTGCGCGACCAGGCCATCGGCGTGGTGGCCTCGGGGCCGCAGGCGACACACCAGGCACTGCTGTTCCGCCAGCTGAGCGACGACGTGGCGCTGTTCACCCACACCGCGCCGCCCCTGCCCGACGAGCAGCGCGAGCAGCTGGAGGCGCGCGGCGTGGCGATCATCCCTGGCGAGGTGGCCGCGCTGGAAATCGTGAACGACCGGCTGTCGGGCGTGCGCATGCGCTCGGGCGAGCGTATCGCCCGGCAGGCACTGGTGATCGCGCCGCGCTTCAGTGCGCGGGCGGGGCTGCTGGGCGCGCTGGGGCTGGAGCCGACGCCGCTGGAGATGGGCGGGCACCCCCTGGGCAGCTACATCGCTGCCGATACCACCGGGGCTACGGCGGTGCCCGGGGTGTGGGTGGCGGGCAACGTGGCCGACCCGATGGCGCAGGTGATCACGGCGGCTGCGGCGGGGCTGCGGGTGGGCGCGGTGATCAACGCCGACCTGGTGGCCGAGGAGGCGGCGCAGGCGGTGGCCGAGCGCCGACGCACCTAG